A region of Pseudorasbora parva isolate DD20220531a chromosome 14, ASM2467924v1, whole genome shotgun sequence DNA encodes the following proteins:
- the cyb561d2 gene encoding cytochrome b561 domain-containing protein 2, producing MTVHHESEPKLYRYSRTVCGVSTHVLCAVFTGFMTVLAKPGSSLFSWHPFLMTLAFSFLMTEAVLLFNPYSSPVRKLKHKTKGRLHWILQCVCVCCASAGLCAIVYNKNLNNKPHFTSWHGLVGVITVAVVGLQSFGGLPLLYPKLAKGWSLAKLKRYHATSGLLTYLLGSVSLFLGLCSSWFSGSVSGYVWYLSVLCPVLCALVVMSQVTNAYMARKQMQY from the exons ATGACTGTCCATCACGAGTCGGAACCTAAGCTGTACCGCTACAGCAGGACAGTGTGCGGCGTCTCCACTCATGTGCTGTGCGCTGTGTTCACTGGCTTCATGACGGTCCTGGCCAAACCTGGATCCA GTCTGTTCTCATGGCATCCGTTCCTGATGACTCTAGCT TTTTCCTTTTTGATGACTGAAGCCGTTCTACTGTTCAACCCCTACTCGTCTCCCGTCCGGAAGCTGAAGCACAAGACCAAAGGGCGCCTGCACTGGatcctgcagtgtgtgtgcgtgtgctgcGCGAGCGCGGGCCTGTGCGCCATCGTTTACAACAAAAACCTCAACAACAAGCCACACTTCACGTCGTGGCACGGGTTGGTCGGGGTGATAACGGTGGCTGTCGTTGGGCTGCAGTCGTTCGGAGGGCTTCCGCTCCTCTATCCCAAACTGGCCAAAGGCTGGTCGCTGGCCAAACTGAAGCGCTACCATGCCACCTCCGGTCTACTCACGTACCTGCTGGGCAGCGTCAGCTTGTTCCTAGGACTGTGTTCGTCGTGGTTCAGCGGCAGCGTGAGCGGGTACGTGTGGTACCTGTCCGTCCTCTGCCCGGTTCTGTGCGCACTGGTTGTGATGAGTCAGGTAACGAACGCTTACATGGCCCGGAAACAAATGCAGTACTGA